From the Triticum urartu cultivar G1812 chromosome 4, Tu2.1, whole genome shotgun sequence genome, the window CAAAGTGCCTTTTCCCCATCATTTCCCATGCCGGTCCGGTCATGGACCACGGAAATCAGTCAAGTCTCGTGACGATGCAGCTAGCTAGAGTGGAGCAGGAAGAGCAAGATGCATATGAGAAAAGAGAAAATTGCACCGCGTTCGCGTTGGGTTGATTGATATTCTGGCATGCTGCGTCCAAAGGATTCCATCGCCAAGTGGCCTTCTTCGTAGTattctaaacactcttatattaatTTATAGAGAAAGTACTCACTAGTTAACAATGTGCTTGCATGATCAACCTTGTAGTTCAATTTAATACAGTACAACTCTCTCctttttaaatataagtctttttaaagaTTTTAATACAAACTGTATATATAGATGATAGACATATTTTAAAATATAGATTTattcattttgcttcgtatgtactCCTACTGCAAAAAAGACTTACTAGTACAGTCCATAGTACTGTATTAAAGTATATTCCAGAGTCCATACGAAGTTTATATTTTGCTTCCTATTTTAGAGTATAGAcatattttgcttcgtatgtactttgatatatatttttagagtagtttatattggaatctctaaaaaaaATGTAGAAAAGGAACAAGAGGCAGTATATTAGTAGTTGCTGTAGCTTGTCATCACTCGTCAGCTTCGGATTCTGCAGGTTGAAGCACACTTGCATGGCGAATTACTACAATCCATTCATAATTAACTAAGCGCACGCGTCGATGCATGTCATGTTGTCTTCTCGGTCATCTTCTTGATCCCCCAACTCCAGctcctcgtcggcggcggcggggttggCGAACCGGAGCCTGAGCCGGCCGCCCTCGCGGGACGCCTGCAGCAGCTCCTTCCCGGGGATCACCACCTGCGTCAGCACGAACCGCCCATCCGCGCGGAACGTCCGGAAGCACACGCACGGCTTCCCGCCGCGCCCGATCGACCGTATCGGCGGCGGGAACGACGGCGGGGAACCCACCAGCCCTGACTCcgccgcggcggcggcgtccCTCAGCGtcgcctcctccctctccctcccgcgGAGGGCGGCGGCCGTGTCGGCGCCGTCATCCCTGACCATGTCGTCCGAGTCCACCGTGCTCTCGGACCCGAGCCCCTCCGTGCACAGCAGCAGCGACGCCGAGCTCTTCTTCAGGCAGAAGCTCGCGCTCCTCCTGACGCCACCGGCGGCGTCGCCGGCGCTCGCGGGCTTCGGCCTGAGGAGCGCGTCCAGCGACGAGTCGTCCTTGCTCTTCTCGGCCTGACTAGCGATGTCGAGCCACGACGCCGCCGTAGCGCGTGCGTCAGGGAGTGGCACCCGTGGCAGGACGGgtcgggcggcgccgccgtcgggcTTCTCGTAGAAGTGTAGCTCACCGAAGATCTCGGTGAAGGACGCCGGGTCCACGGCCGGCAGCTGCTTCTTGTGGTGGCTGTGGTTGTTGCAAGCCGACAGCACCTCCAGCAGCGTGGGGTTCTCCGGCAACGGCTTCTCGAACAGCCGCCGCAGCGCGCCGTCCCCCACCGCCGTCGCCATGTGCGCCATCCAACAAGCAGCACTCCTCAGTCAGTCAGACAGACGTAATAAAAAGGCTGCGATATTTTTTGTGACCGTCGAATTTTGCTCAAGTAATCTCCGAGGAAGAGAGGTATATATAGTGAGAGAAAAGGAGAGGCCAGGAAAGGTGGATGCATTTATGTGGCTGTCGAATCGGAATTCGAAAATATGTTTCTTGTTTTTCAGGCTTTTCGTTTCACGAGTGGAGCCGGTATATACTCCTGCTGCAACTTGGGATGAGGAAATGGAAATGTGCATCTTGCACAGTTGTCACTGTTCTTCAGCACTGGCCTGCATAACATGTCAGAGGAAGGGAAATCTGCAGGTAGAGCTAATGCAGCATTGCATTTGCAGCTCGCACAAATTTGATGGTGATCCTGCCCTGGCATCACCGAATTTCTGATAAGGTTGGCATTCCTGTTGGTGAATGAATTCCGGCTCCAACTGGCGCAGGAACGGCTCAAATTCGCACATTCCGCGATGGTTAAAAACCCTGGGAGAAAATGGGGCGATTTTCCCCCGACCAGTGATGCACTTGTCACTGAAAATCGCACTGGTGTCAAGTGCTCCTGGAGACAGGAATCTGTTCCATTCCTAGCTGAACAGGCAGAAAGCTAGGTAGAGGAAAACGCACTGCAATTCCTCTCGCAGTGAGTTTTTGTTTCAGCAATTTCATTTTCTCCGTGAAAACTGGAAAAGAGTTCACGGTGGATTCGACGAACGACAAGGAACGAAGGAGAAAAGGTTAGAATAACTTCTTTTTTTTCTTGTGAAAATCTCGGGACAGATTCAACAAACGAAAAGGATGAAGGGCGGAAGGTGGAATAAAGCTATCTGATGCGATGAGGGGACATCGTGCATACAGCATACCATGGTTGAGACCTCACTTCAGAAAGGTCAGGGTGAGAATAACACATGTTCAGGACGTCCAGAAACTTCCGGGTCCAGGGAGTGAAGAAATGCATGTACAACAAAGGAAGCAAAGGCCACAAATTTACTCATAAGCAAGATACATATAAGTTAGTGAAGGCAGGGGGGGATGAGCCTCAAAACAACATGATGATGATCCAAACACGAAATGATAAGCGCGTCGAAAATTCAAAATGTGCAAGGAAACAACACTGGGTCAGTCATCTATTACACAACAACAAAGGCAGTCGCACCGGGGTTTCTACCTCCACGCTTCGATCCGTTCGACCTTGGAGTTTATCCGGCTCACAATGCTCGTGCCTCTCGATTTTTCAGCTGGAGGGGCGGCGGGCGTTCCGCACTGCCGCTTGCCCTTTCTAGTCCTCCTGCTATTCAGGCCTCGGCTCCCTCTGCTCGGAAGTAAGTTGGCAGCTGTAGCACAGGAAGCATCAGCAATGGCAGACGAAGCGACAAGAGCAGGCTGCGAGCAACTAGCGGACCCCTCCACGCTCGAACGGACATCACTTGTATGGACAACGGAAGCTACCGAATCGCCTTCCACAGGAAGCTTGTCTTCAGCACTGTGTGTAGGACTGTACACGAGAGGCTCCTCGCTGACAAAAGAGGGGCGCCCAGATGTTTCTTCAGGTTGAGGATTAATGGGAAGACTGGGGTTCTGATGGCCATTTTCATCAGATGGGTCCTTCTGTGGCAAAGGGGCATCTTCCAGGTTGGACTCTTCTCTATCCTTGAGGGTCTTCTGTATTAGCATCTTGAGGAAATTCATCACTTGCACCGCATACATCAGTGCAGTCAAAGGGTCTGCCATCTGCTTTACATGAGCGCAAGAGTTAGTATCCACCTAAATGATTGTTGCTAGTTTGCTGTTAGGAGAACGCATTACCTGGGTCATATTTGGAGCGAAAACCATAGCAACATTGCGATCGCTCATCTTGTTTATCTGTTCTTCTTGGACAACATCAGCCATCAAATTAACAGCCCAGTCAAGTAAGGCTGCTTCAGTTGGTGGAAGGCATTTGGCAACCCGAGCACAGTCCTCTTCAGATTGGCATTGCATCACCTGTTCAGGTGGGATAGAATCCAGCACCCCACTCGGCAGTTCCCTAAACCAGGCCTGAACAATTGAAAATATATGCAATGAGTATAACTTTTGTCATCAAGAGTACTGTTTGCAAAACGAAGTTGACTAACTCAAGGACATAAAATTGTGGCGTCAAACCAGTTAATAACACCACATAACTGCACTGAAAAGCAGCATTAGATTCTGCAACAGAATTTTGTTGGACAGAAGAGTCGTAACTTTGGTTTCCCTTTGAAAAAGAAGACTGGTTTCCACTAGGAAGAAAATCTGGACTGACAAGTGTTGAGATAGAATCCGGCTATTGAAGATAAGCATAATCAATAATAAATATGTGAGTGCTGCTGTCAACGGAATGTCGGAATGGCATAAAGCTACATGACAGAAGAAAGCTTACTTTGATTAGACCCGCCAAACAGTGAACATCAATGCCATCCGGCACAGTTCCACTATTTAAGTGATCTCTCACAAACTCTTCCTGGCTATTCTCCGCATTTATACGAAAAATACCCTCTGCctgcaaagtaaaaaacaaacAACATGAATGCAGTCAGCACTCAGGAAAAGCTACAGGATGCTTAAAAAATAAGCAAGTTACAGTTAGTTAAAATGCTAAAACGTCATACCCGAAGACCTCCTTGTTCATACAGACGTCTTTGCATCATCAAGAGAATCGTCGGAACACTGTTTCCTCTGGTATCATATGAACACTGCATCGATTGTGTTGAAACGCCGAAGACACTAGCACTGCATTTGAAGTTTGAATCAGCTAAAGAACACCAACAGTACAAGGAAGCATGAACTGGAACTAATCATAAACAATGCTCTAAAATACACCTTACATGTAGAAGTAAAGATCACATAGTCACTTAGGTCAAGGCATATttcgttttttgttttttgttttgaaGACAAGTCAAGGCATCTTTTGAAGGAGCATATTTCAGCAATTAAGATGGTCTGTAAGAACATTGATGAATTCTCCCAAGTTATGCGGGAACTCTACATATCGTTGCATGCTTAAAAAATTGGCATCACCATAAAGATGTGGGCAGATTTCACATTATTATTAAGTGCCGGTTTCCTAACTCAAGTGTGTAAGCAATCCAGGAAATAGTTTTCAATTTTCTTTCAAGATCTTTGCACACTCCAGAAGTTTCCCGATTATTGAATGAGCACAACACATATGCTCCAGTTTTGTTGGTTGCAAATTTGCAATCCAGTTTGAACATGGGTTCTAGGTGTTTGTGCCACTTTATCTTCTTTTCAAGGCAAAATGATTCCATCCTTGCACAGAGAACCATTTAGCTTATTCTTTTTAGATTGCCTAGAAATAATAACCACATCCTGGAATTCCCAAGACAAACAATAGACAATATAATACCTACGTGTGTTTATTCTTTCTGCTCTTTTTCTAGTATAACCTCAAGAGGACCACAAAGCAAAAAAAAAAGTTATTCAAGCCACTAAAGTCTGCAAAACACAACAAACAGATGCAGACAAATGATAATGAGCAAGGTGGCGGAATCATCTAATCAAGACAAAATATGTCCATTCTCCATTGTAAATCACGAAATTCCCAACAGTTCTTCTTTGATCTTTCAACATGACTTAGCGTTTAATAATCTACTTCTTGATATTCCCAGGTCAATC encodes:
- the LOC125550982 gene encoding protein FAF-like, chloroplastic, whose translation is MAHMATAVGDGALRRLFEKPLPENPTLLEVLSACNNHSHHKKQLPAVDPASFTEIFGELHFYEKPDGGAARPVLPRVPLPDARATAASWLDIASQAEKSKDDSSLDALLRPKPASAGDAAGGVRRSASFCLKKSSASLLLCTEGLGSESTVDSDDMVRDDGADTAAALRGREREEATLRDAAAAAESGLVGSPPSFPPPIRSIGRGGKPCVCFRTFRADGRFVLTQVVIPGKELLQASREGGRLRLRFANPAAADEELELGDQEDDREDNMTCIDACA
- the LOC125550983 gene encoding rho GTPase-activating protein 4-like, whose amino-acid sequence is MTEVALFRGPTNLASPASRGSSSSSSTSLRYLADSDVLQRGTTSSDQSPAGSAERQAGGLQEEEEEEERWSFLALLLELLRKSLLRCRAEDGGQGQGGMEIGLPTDVQHVAHVTFDRFHGFLGLPVEFEPEVPRRAPSASASVFGVSTQSMQCSYDTRGNSVPTILLMMQRRLYEQGGLRAEGIFRINAENSQEEFVRDHLNSGTVPDGIDVHCLAGLIKAWFRELPSGVLDSIPPEQVMQCQSEEDCARVAKCLPPTEAALLDWAVNLMADVVQEEQINKMSDRNVAMVFAPNMTQMADPLTALMYAVQVMNFLKMLIQKTLKDREESNLEDAPLPQKDPSDENGHQNPSLPINPQPEETSGRPSFVSEEPLVYSPTHSAEDKLPVEGDSVASVVHTSDVRSSVEGSASCSQPALVASSAIADASCATAANLLPSRGSRGLNSRRTRKGKRQCGTPAAPPAEKSRGTSIVSRINSKVERIEAWR